One segment of Anatilimnocola aggregata DNA contains the following:
- a CDS encoding HAD family hydrolase, giving the protein MRYLALAADYDGTLAHHGKVSSSTIDALKRLKDSGRKLVMVSGRELEDLFTTFEHAELFDRLVLENGALLYNPATREETILAEPPPPQLVEMLYARGVSRISAGRVIVATWEPHQKEVLEVIQDLGIERQVIFNKGAVMVLPSGTNKATGLAAGLLQLGLSPHNCVAIGDAENDHTFLAASECGVAVSNALNSLKERADLVTTADHGHGVEELIDRMIDDDLASLNQKLKRHGLLVGKTADGTERRLDPFGVNLLIAGSSASGKSTITTGLLERLENKGYQFLIVDPEGDYSTLNGASVLGDASRAPLVEEVLDFLKTPTHNVVVNLLGIPLDQRPSFFDSLLPRLQALRSSKGRPHWVLVDEAHHLLHAQWKPGEQNFTGQKMGLTLITVHPESVSQAALERVTAAIVLGERPDKTLHAFCQAAGKPLPLAPEGALSRGDALLWEVNRDEVVVVHTEPPKTERRRHSRKYAEGNLGPDRSFYFRGPAKKLKLKAQNLTLFLQIAEGIDEETWLFHLEQGDYAEWFREGIKDEDLAAATEKIAASKLSADESRGAVRAAVEARYTLPSDRATGHEEKEDQPAK; this is encoded by the coding sequence ATGCGTTACCTGGCTTTGGCAGCCGACTATGACGGGACGTTAGCCCACCACGGAAAAGTGAGTTCGTCGACCATCGACGCACTCAAGCGACTGAAAGATTCCGGCCGCAAGTTGGTCATGGTCAGCGGCCGTGAACTCGAAGACCTGTTTACGACCTTCGAGCATGCCGAACTGTTCGACCGCTTGGTCCTTGAAAACGGCGCGCTCCTCTATAACCCCGCCACGCGCGAAGAAACGATTCTCGCGGAACCTCCGCCACCGCAACTTGTCGAAATGCTTTATGCGCGCGGTGTCAGCCGAATTTCCGCTGGGCGGGTCATCGTCGCAACTTGGGAACCGCATCAAAAAGAAGTCCTCGAGGTCATTCAAGACTTAGGGATCGAGCGACAAGTCATCTTCAATAAGGGGGCCGTGATGGTGCTCCCCTCGGGAACCAACAAAGCGACCGGCCTGGCTGCCGGGCTGTTGCAACTTGGGCTCTCGCCCCATAACTGTGTGGCAATTGGCGATGCTGAAAACGACCACACCTTTCTCGCCGCCAGCGAATGTGGTGTCGCCGTTTCGAATGCGCTCAACTCGCTCAAAGAGCGGGCCGACCTGGTAACGACTGCCGACCATGGTCATGGCGTTGAGGAATTGATTGATCGGATGATCGACGATGACCTAGCTTCGCTCAATCAGAAACTGAAGCGACACGGGTTGCTGGTTGGCAAGACAGCTGATGGGACGGAACGCCGCCTCGATCCGTTCGGCGTGAATTTGCTGATTGCCGGCTCCTCAGCCAGTGGCAAGTCTACGATTACCACCGGTCTGCTCGAACGACTGGAAAACAAAGGCTATCAATTCCTGATCGTGGATCCCGAAGGTGACTATTCCACGCTCAACGGTGCTTCGGTGCTGGGCGATGCGAGCCGCGCGCCGCTGGTAGAGGAAGTGCTCGACTTCCTGAAAACGCCAACGCATAACGTCGTCGTTAATCTGCTCGGCATTCCACTCGACCAACGCCCGTCTTTTTTCGATTCGCTGTTGCCGCGATTGCAAGCGCTGCGCAGTTCGAAAGGTCGCCCGCACTGGGTACTGGTCGACGAAGCGCACCATCTGCTGCATGCCCAATGGAAACCCGGCGAACAGAACTTTACCGGTCAGAAAATGGGGCTGACTCTAATCACGGTTCATCCTGAAAGTGTGTCGCAAGCGGCGCTCGAGCGCGTGACCGCGGCCATTGTGCTGGGCGAACGACCGGACAAGACGCTGCACGCGTTTTGCCAGGCAGCGGGCAAGCCGTTGCCGCTCGCGCCGGAAGGGGCGCTTAGCCGCGGCGATGCCCTGCTCTGGGAAGTCAATCGTGACGAAGTCGTGGTCGTCCATACGGAACCACCCAAGACCGAACGCCGTCGCCACTCGCGCAAGTATGCCGAAGGGAACCTGGGGCCCGATCGCAGTTTCTATTTTCGCGGGCCCGCGAAGAAGCTGAAATTAAAGGCTCAAAACCTGACTCTCTTCCTGCAAATCGCGGAAGGGATCGACGAAGAAACCTGGCTCTTCCATCTTGAGCAGGGAGATTATGCCGAGTGGTTCCGCGAAGGAATTAAAGACGAAGACCTGGCCGCTGCGACCGAAAAGATTGCTGCTTCGAAACTTTCTGCCGATGAAAGTCGCGGGGCCGTGCGCGCTGCTGTCGAAGCGCGCTATACCCTCCCTTCCGACCGCGCAACCGGTCACGAAGAAAAAGAAGACCAGCCTGCCAAGTAG
- a CDS encoding prenyltransferase/squalene oxidase repeat-containing protein: MRSSTVHNPMEAEQDEEPGESRSSFLWLNAMPSWLMSTVVHFILLLILALITVAPPIASAHLHIASIPVLQDEPVLDFEEERLPLDVSNTTLNSPSNFAINSPIDAPESVDDPTSIADVDPAPIHVDTSDSGQETVPRNDSTLPVGSYLGSGLDGRGEQARKQAVFTSGGNDASEAAVAAALEWLANHQMPDGGWNYDHRVGPCNARCNHAGTLTDCRTGATAQALLPFLGAGQTHKTGKYKKNVEAGLYFLTQQMKVKTQMGLQCGDLAQGGGSMYSHGMAAIVLCEAYAMTHDKGLMMPAQLSLNHIVYAQDPVGGGWRYGVRTPGDTSVVGWQLMALKSGHMAYLQVPPGTIVGANKFLDSVMSDYAYYGYTDPGRGQATTAIGMLCRMYLGWKKDHPGIEKGIEYLSKTGPSPGNMYYNYYATQCMRHYEGEHWDKWNVKMRDSLVKSQEKDGHMKGSWAMKGDHGTERGGRLYCTSMATMILEVYYRHMPIYGKNAAEDEFPL, encoded by the coding sequence ATGCGCTCGTCAACCGTTCACAACCCAATGGAAGCGGAGCAGGACGAGGAACCGGGCGAATCGCGGAGCAGTTTTCTGTGGCTCAACGCGATGCCCAGTTGGCTGATGAGCACCGTGGTCCATTTCATTCTGCTGTTGATTTTGGCGCTAATCACAGTTGCTCCGCCGATCGCGAGTGCCCATTTGCACATTGCCTCGATACCGGTTCTCCAGGATGAACCGGTGCTGGACTTCGAAGAGGAGAGGTTGCCGCTAGACGTATCGAACACCACACTCAACTCGCCAAGCAACTTCGCGATCAACAGCCCGATCGATGCCCCTGAATCGGTCGACGATCCAACTTCGATAGCTGATGTAGATCCGGCTCCTATCCACGTAGATACGAGCGACAGTGGCCAAGAAACCGTGCCGCGCAACGATTCGACATTGCCTGTCGGTTCCTACTTGGGGAGCGGACTCGATGGTCGTGGCGAACAGGCCCGCAAACAGGCCGTATTCACTTCCGGCGGTAACGACGCCAGCGAAGCAGCCGTCGCTGCTGCTCTGGAATGGCTGGCCAATCATCAAATGCCGGATGGCGGCTGGAATTACGATCACCGCGTTGGACCCTGCAATGCTCGTTGCAATCACGCTGGCACCCTGACCGATTGCCGCACCGGTGCGACCGCTCAAGCGCTGTTGCCGTTCCTGGGTGCCGGTCAAACCCACAAAACGGGTAAGTACAAGAAGAACGTCGAAGCGGGCCTCTACTTCCTTACCCAGCAAATGAAGGTCAAGACCCAGATGGGTCTGCAGTGTGGCGACCTCGCTCAAGGTGGCGGCAGCATGTACTCGCACGGTATGGCCGCGATCGTGCTGTGCGAAGCCTACGCGATGACGCACGACAAGGGGCTGATGATGCCGGCCCAGTTGTCGCTCAATCACATCGTCTATGCTCAAGACCCTGTTGGTGGCGGTTGGCGATATGGTGTCCGCACCCCGGGCGATACCTCGGTCGTCGGTTGGCAGTTGATGGCTCTCAAGAGCGGTCACATGGCTTACCTGCAAGTGCCGCCGGGAACGATTGTCGGTGCCAACAAGTTCCTCGACTCGGTGATGAGCGACTACGCTTACTACGGCTATACCGATCCAGGTCGCGGTCAGGCCACCACGGCCATCGGCATGCTTTGCCGCATGTACCTGGGCTGGAAGAAAGATCACCCGGGCATCGAAAAGGGGATCGAATACCTCAGCAAAACCGGCCCTTCGCCGGGCAACATGTACTACAACTACTACGCCACCCAGTGCATGCGTCACTACGAAGGGGAACATTGGGACAAGTGGAACGTCAAGATGCGCGACTCGCTCGTGAAGTCGCAAGAGAAGGACGGCCACATGAAGGGTAGCTGGGCCATGAAGGGCGATCACGGCACCGAACGTGGCGGCCGACTCTACTGCACGTCGATGGCCACCATGATTCTCGAAGTCTACTATCGCCACATGCCCATCTACGGCAAGAACGCTGCCGAAGACGAATTCCCGCTGTAA
- a CDS encoding Lpg1974 family pore-forming outer membrane protein, with protein MKTNGVVGAIISCVLGIAMAQLPAQEVPSRELADGTYTYDTLPAGTFPASPVTEFYAGTEFFFASAQARTGGRITVSFSDTTAPGVATLAFADGDGHVDFGVAPRVWIGRHLNEAWGIRATYFSFSDSEEKVPEINPAIPAVGTNFSTNYQVTQLDMRALDLDLIYSAYINDNWKLDTFVGARYSSVDIDALHHSFGVFTTGNFVNLLLANGSAFDGAGTSLGFSSRHRLNGSNLSFIWSGRGSHLWGHYDAFNRAAGTVASSPSAPLVGAETQRIDNAPGTLDIIETQLGLQYEFQVVELPINCFFRTSFEFQRWNMAGPAPTPTGFGGTIGELTTNSNAAGGPGGATLVGLSLATGFTW; from the coding sequence GTGAAGACCAACGGAGTGGTCGGCGCGATAATCTCGTGCGTGCTTGGTATCGCGATGGCGCAGCTTCCTGCCCAGGAAGTGCCATCCCGCGAACTGGCGGACGGCACCTATACCTACGACACCTTGCCGGCAGGGACTTTCCCGGCCAGTCCGGTCACGGAGTTCTACGCCGGTACCGAATTCTTCTTCGCCAGCGCGCAGGCGCGCACGGGCGGTCGCATCACTGTCTCTTTTAGCGACACCACAGCCCCGGGCGTCGCTACGCTAGCATTTGCCGATGGCGATGGGCATGTTGATTTCGGCGTCGCTCCGCGGGTTTGGATTGGCAGGCACCTTAACGAGGCGTGGGGCATCCGCGCGACCTATTTCTCGTTCAGCGACAGCGAAGAGAAAGTACCCGAGATTAATCCTGCCATACCCGCAGTGGGCACGAATTTTTCCACCAACTATCAGGTAACGCAGCTCGACATGCGAGCCCTGGACCTCGATCTGATCTATAGCGCATACATCAACGACAACTGGAAGCTGGATACGTTTGTCGGCGCTCGCTATTCCTCGGTCGACATCGACGCTCTCCATCACTCGTTCGGCGTTTTCACGACGGGCAACTTTGTCAATCTGCTGCTCGCCAATGGCAGCGCGTTTGACGGCGCCGGTACTTCGCTGGGCTTCAGCTCGCGTCATCGTTTGAATGGCAGCAACCTGTCGTTCATCTGGAGCGGGCGCGGCTCACACCTGTGGGGCCATTACGATGCCTTTAATCGGGCCGCTGGAACTGTCGCCAGCAGTCCGAGTGCACCGTTGGTGGGTGCAGAAACCCAAAGGATCGACAACGCTCCAGGAACGCTCGATATCATCGAAACCCAACTCGGCCTGCAATATGAGTTTCAAGTGGTCGAGTTGCCGATCAATTGCTTCTTCCGCACCAGCTTCGAGTTCCAGCGCTGGAATATGGCCGGCCCGGCCCCAACTCCCACTGGCTTCGGCGGCACGATTGGCGAACTCACTACCAACAGCAACGCCGCTGGCGGTCCTGGCGGCGCGACGCTTGTCGGCCTCAGTTTGGCGACCGGGTTCACCTGGTAG
- the ffh gene encoding signal recognition particle protein encodes MFESFQNSLQSALKSLAGKGKLTEANMREGLKLVENSLLEADVSYAVVKDFMASISERALGEKVLLALRPTDQLVGIVRDELINILGPVDPSLHLKANGPTILMLCGLQGSGKTTTCGKLSRLLLNEKQKPFLVAADLQRPAAIEQLHVIGRQLNVRVYSELGAQDPVKVCQDGVRKAKEAGCNVVILDTAGRLAIDKELMDQLIRIDNRVQPDQAYLVVDGMTGQDAVNSAKAFNEALELDGVIMTKLDGDARGGALMSVKQVTGVPIKFLGTGEQLDALEPFRPEGVVGRILGLGDMVGLVDVIKSKVDAEEQKKLQDRLQAGQFTLDDVRKQLMMARSPGLIQKMMMMMPGMGEISKMLQDSNAEKGIGQQIGIIDSMTPAERRNPKIITPARRNRIAKGAGVQAPMVNEVIKMFDIMGPMAKGMAGGNMGTAMKAIEQMQRGGMFNPGAQLAKVKGDTGRRMTAKEKEDMRKKREKELRKKKREQKGK; translated from the coding sequence ATGTTCGAGTCCTTTCAGAATAGCCTGCAATCCGCGCTGAAGTCCCTCGCCGGCAAGGGAAAACTGACCGAAGCGAACATGCGCGAAGGTCTCAAGCTGGTTGAGAACTCGCTGCTGGAAGCCGACGTCAGCTATGCCGTGGTCAAGGACTTCATGGCCAGCATCAGCGAGCGAGCGCTGGGCGAAAAAGTCCTGCTGGCGCTGCGGCCGACGGATCAATTGGTTGGCATCGTCCGCGACGAACTCATCAATATTCTCGGCCCGGTCGATCCTTCGCTGCACTTGAAGGCGAATGGCCCGACGATCCTCATGCTCTGCGGTCTGCAGGGTTCCGGCAAGACGACAACGTGCGGCAAACTATCGCGCCTGCTGCTGAACGAAAAGCAAAAGCCGTTCCTCGTCGCAGCTGACTTGCAGCGTCCCGCGGCCATTGAACAATTGCATGTCATTGGCCGGCAATTGAATGTGCGCGTCTATTCCGAACTGGGTGCGCAAGACCCCGTGAAAGTCTGCCAGGACGGCGTACGCAAGGCCAAAGAAGCTGGCTGCAACGTTGTCATTCTGGATACTGCTGGCCGGCTGGCGATCGACAAAGAACTGATGGACCAGCTGATTCGAATTGATAACCGCGTGCAGCCCGACCAGGCCTACCTGGTGGTCGACGGCATGACCGGCCAGGACGCAGTGAACTCGGCCAAGGCGTTTAACGAAGCGCTTGAGCTCGATGGCGTCATCATGACCAAGCTCGACGGCGATGCGCGCGGTGGTGCGCTGATGTCGGTCAAGCAGGTGACTGGCGTGCCGATCAAGTTTTTGGGAACTGGCGAACAGCTTGATGCGTTGGAGCCATTTCGTCCAGAAGGAGTGGTTGGACGCATTTTGGGCCTGGGCGATATGGTGGGCCTGGTCGACGTCATCAAGTCAAAGGTCGACGCCGAAGAACAGAAGAAACTGCAAGATCGTTTGCAAGCGGGACAATTCACGCTCGACGACGTCCGCAAGCAATTGATGATGGCCCGCTCACCGGGGCTGATTCAGAAAATGATGATGATGATGCCCGGCATGGGCGAAATCAGCAAAATGCTGCAAGACAGCAACGCCGAAAAGGGGATCGGCCAGCAGATCGGGATCATCGATTCGATGACCCCCGCCGAGAGGCGCAACCCCAAGATCATCACGCCAGCTCGGCGAAATCGCATTGCCAAAGGTGCCGGAGTGCAGGCACCCATGGTCAATGAAGTCATCAAGATGTTCGATATCATGGGGCCCATGGCCAAAGGGATGGCGGGCGGCAACATGGGCACGGCCATGAAAGCCATCGAGCAGATGCAGCGCGGAGGCATGTTCAATCCCGGTGCGCAACTCGCGAAGGTCAAAGGAGATACGGGCCGTCGCATGACCGCCAAAGAGAAAGAGGATATGCGAAAAAAGCGCGAGAAAGAGCTGCGTAAAAAGAAACGGGAACAAAAGGGCAAATAG
- the rpsP gene encoding 30S ribosomal protein S16, producing the protein MAVRIRMKKLGRKHRPYFRICAIESRNPRDGKVLEELGSYDPMVKDTDARALLKGERINYWISVGALPSDNVRVLIKKYGTNGTHLAEQAAALERLKVSRPTAPAPWTPPPKPAEPEAPAAEAAPAEGEPAAAEAAG; encoded by the coding sequence GTGGCAGTTCGTATTCGGATGAAAAAGCTGGGGCGGAAGCATCGTCCCTATTTCCGCATTTGTGCGATCGAATCACGCAATCCGCGGGATGGCAAGGTTCTGGAAGAGCTCGGCAGCTACGACCCCATGGTCAAGGACACCGACGCTCGCGCTTTGCTCAAGGGTGAGCGGATCAACTACTGGATCAGCGTCGGCGCGTTGCCTTCGGATAACGTCCGCGTGCTGATCAAGAAGTACGGCACCAACGGCACTCACCTGGCCGAGCAAGCTGCGGCCCTGGAGCGCCTCAAGGTCAGCCGTCCGACGGCTCCTGCTCCGTGGACCCCGCCACCCAAGCCGGCCGAACCCGAAGCTCCTGCAGCCGAAGCTGCTCCAGCTGAGGGTGAACCCGCAGCTGCTGAAGCGGCAGGATAG
- the trmD gene encoding tRNA (guanosine(37)-N1)-methyltransferase TrmD: protein MRFDVLTLFPALFDGFVSQSLLKKAIDRQLLAVHLHDMRQWSNDKHNKVDDRPYGGGPGMVLRVGPVVECAEAVQSLAEPKGRLIMLSPQGRKLDQTLVEELASEPRLMLLCGRYEGFDQRVSEILQPEEISLGDYILNGGEVAAMAIIEAVSRLIPGVIGDDDSPAFDSFSSGNRLLDFAQYTRPREYRGHAVPDVLLSGNHDQVARWRAEQSLLKTQIKRADLIQSSTEQPATPNANQPRKSLRSAKQPPADKPTNE from the coding sequence ATGCGCTTCGACGTGCTGACGCTCTTTCCCGCCTTGTTTGACGGGTTCGTGAGCCAAAGCCTGTTGAAGAAAGCAATCGACCGCCAACTGTTGGCCGTGCATCTGCACGATATGCGGCAGTGGTCGAACGACAAACATAATAAAGTGGATGATCGCCCTTACGGCGGTGGTCCTGGCATGGTGCTGAGAGTTGGTCCGGTTGTCGAGTGCGCCGAAGCGGTGCAATCGCTGGCCGAACCCAAAGGTCGGCTGATCATGCTTTCGCCGCAAGGCCGAAAGCTCGATCAAACCTTGGTCGAAGAACTGGCAAGCGAACCGCGGCTGATGTTGCTATGCGGGCGCTACGAGGGGTTCGATCAACGGGTCAGCGAGATTCTTCAGCCCGAAGAAATCTCGCTCGGCGATTACATTCTGAATGGTGGCGAGGTCGCGGCGATGGCCATCATCGAAGCGGTCAGCCGGCTGATTCCGGGTGTGATTGGCGATGACGACAGCCCGGCTTTTGATTCGTTTTCGTCCGGTAATCGATTGTTGGATTTTGCTCAGTACACTCGCCCGCGCGAGTACCGAGGTCATGCGGTTCCTGATGTGCTTCTCAGTGGCAATCACGACCAGGTGGCCCGGTGGCGTGCCGAGCAAAGCCTGCTGAAGACCCAGATCAAACGAGCCGACCTCATTCAGTCCTCAACCGAACAGCCAGCCACGCCGAACGCCAATCAACCACGCAAATCGCTCCGCAGTGCCAAACAGCCCCCAGCTGACAAACCAACGAACGAGTGA
- the rplS gene encoding 50S ribosomal protein L19, with protein MSQQLLNEVEKPYLKENPPKFAVGDTVDVHMRILEEIDAKTKKPKYRTQIFSGTVIAKSGSGSREMFTVRRIVSGEGVERKFPLHAPDMQKVEVKRSGVTRRAKLYYLRDRVGKGVKLREKKVAKSEA; from the coding sequence ATGAGCCAACAACTCCTGAACGAAGTCGAAAAACCGTACCTGAAAGAAAATCCTCCCAAGTTCGCAGTGGGTGATACGGTCGACGTGCACATGCGAATTCTGGAAGAGATCGACGCCAAGACCAAGAAGCCGAAGTATCGCACGCAGATCTTCTCCGGCACTGTCATCGCCAAGAGTGGCAGCGGCAGCCGCGAGATGTTCACCGTCCGCCGCATCGTCTCGGGCGAAGGTGTCGAGCGCAAGTTTCCGCTCCACGCTCCCGACATGCAAAAGGTCGAAGTGAAGCGCTCGGGCGTGACTCGCCGCGCGAAGCTCTACTACCTGCGCGATCGCGTGGGCAAGGGCGTCAAGCTGCGTGAAAAGAAGGTTGCCAAGTCGGAAGCATAG
- a CDS encoding YraN family protein: MRIWNWPIFSRLTSQLAAWRSKYFPPLSLGQRGERLAARYLRRKGYIIIARGHRDHFGEIDLIAVDGRTVVFVEVKTRTDQDAGHPADAVDLDKQRRLTRAAKAYRQRHDLHEVSMRFDVIAITWPPGSKQPLVEHFQNAFEATD; this comes from the coding sequence ATGCGCATCTGGAACTGGCCGATTTTTTCCCGGCTCACTTCTCAACTGGCCGCGTGGCGGTCGAAATACTTCCCGCCACTATCGCTTGGTCAGCGTGGCGAGCGCTTGGCTGCTCGCTATCTTCGCCGCAAGGGCTACATCATCATTGCCCGCGGCCACCGCGATCATTTCGGCGAGATCGATTTGATCGCCGTCGATGGCCGCACGGTGGTCTTTGTCGAAGTCAAAACCCGCACCGATCAAGATGCTGGCCATCCAGCCGATGCGGTCGATCTCGACAAGCAGCGCCGACTCACCCGCGCGGCCAAAGCGTATCGCCAACGCCACGACCTGCACGAAGTCTCGATGCGGTTTGACGTGATTGCCATCACGTGGCCCCCAGGCAGCAAGCAACCGCTCGTCGAACATTTTCAGAATGCCTTCGAAGCAACTGATTAA
- a CDS encoding BBP7 family outer membrane beta-barrel protein, with product MPARRQTGAQRAAYQEGVAPAENLPSAAPPAELPAPAGVPAAQGAAQPYYVPEQEAFVDDGNYAGYDPGYANYGSPMNCGVFSKLWVRGEWLMWDMKGMYAPPLVISSRVENIDPSELHLNDNGNLGVTNPIVILFGGETLNGEARSGAKFSAGLWLDDCQTVGFEGDYFGLTDGDDSFYLNSNGSPILARPFYNVLSGLESSELVAFPDPVNGVAHTGLIDIDTSTRFQGAGARAIINLGCNSGCGASWWNGCSMPTMGRADLVVGYRYLRLDDSLRIIERSNLNPGGDFDITDRFDADNTFNGLDFGLLLKHQRGCMSVELLSKIALGNTRSEVEIDGSTVITPTGGAAQQFVGGILAQRTNIGQYSQDEFAVVPELGLTLGYELNPCWKLTAGYTWLYWSRVARAGDQIDRDVNPDLIPEEADPPADTHLRPQFRFVHDDFWAHGLRLGVEANW from the coding sequence ATGCCGGCTCGTCGACAAACGGGTGCCCAACGCGCCGCCTATCAAGAGGGAGTTGCGCCCGCGGAGAATCTGCCGTCAGCTGCCCCTCCTGCCGAGTTGCCAGCACCGGCTGGTGTGCCAGCCGCTCAGGGAGCTGCACAGCCCTACTATGTGCCCGAGCAAGAAGCCTTCGTCGATGACGGCAACTACGCGGGCTACGATCCCGGTTATGCGAACTATGGCAGCCCCATGAACTGCGGGGTGTTCAGCAAGTTGTGGGTCCGGGGCGAATGGTTGATGTGGGACATGAAGGGCATGTATGCACCGCCCCTCGTGATCAGCTCGCGTGTCGAAAACATCGACCCGAGCGAACTGCATTTGAATGACAACGGCAACTTAGGGGTCACCAATCCCATCGTGATCCTCTTCGGTGGCGAAACGCTCAATGGCGAAGCACGCAGCGGGGCGAAGTTCTCGGCTGGCTTGTGGCTGGACGATTGCCAGACGGTTGGCTTTGAAGGCGATTATTTCGGCCTGACCGATGGCGACGATTCTTTCTATCTCAATTCGAATGGGAGCCCGATTCTGGCCCGTCCGTTCTATAACGTGCTCAGTGGTCTGGAGAGTTCGGAACTTGTGGCGTTCCCCGATCCGGTCAACGGTGTTGCTCACACGGGCTTGATCGACATTGACACCAGCACGCGCTTTCAAGGTGCGGGAGCTCGTGCGATTATCAATTTGGGCTGCAACAGCGGTTGCGGAGCCTCGTGGTGGAATGGTTGCTCGATGCCCACGATGGGCCGCGCTGACCTGGTCGTCGGCTATCGCTATCTGCGACTCGACGATTCGCTCCGCATCATCGAACGCTCCAATCTCAATCCTGGCGGCGACTTCGACATCACCGATCGCTTCGATGCCGACAATACCTTCAACGGTCTCGACTTCGGCCTGCTGCTGAAGCATCAGCGGGGCTGTATGTCGGTCGAGTTGCTGTCGAAGATTGCCCTCGGCAACACGCGCAGTGAAGTCGAGATTGACGGCAGCACGGTCATCACGCCCACAGGTGGAGCAGCCCAGCAATTTGTAGGTGGCATTCTGGCTCAACGGACGAACATTGGTCAGTACTCGCAAGATGAGTTCGCTGTCGTGCCTGAATTGGGTTTGACCTTGGGCTACGAACTAAATCCTTGCTGGAAACTGACTGCTGGCTACACTTGGCTGTACTGGAGCCGGGTAGCGCGAGCAGGTGATCAAATCGATCGCGATGTGAATCCCGATCTGATTCCGGAAGAGGCCGATCCTCCTGCCGACACGCATTTGCGACCACAATTCCGCTTTGTACATGACGACTTTTGGGCTCATGGCTTAAGACTCGGTGTCGAAGCAAATTGGTAG